Proteins encoded together in one Prochlorococcus marinus str. MIT 9211 window:
- a CDS encoding YdcF family protein encodes MRLHRFHLFGLISGIFLIILFGTIQPLIRVSSNTRKPQLILVLGGDLDREFLGLKIANRLKLPILITGGSNPEYSQWMVKEEGIDSALVRRDYRAKDTLSNFTSIVDDLAEDGINHILLITSEYHIDRAMLIGSIIAGSRGIRLSKVSVPCSTYCKEESNKKYYIDLIRAIAWVTTGKDLKDIFPHEIKLILID; translated from the coding sequence GTGAGATTGCATAGATTTCATCTATTTGGATTAATTAGTGGAATCTTCTTAATAATTTTATTTGGGACTATTCAGCCTTTAATTAGAGTTTCATCAAATACAAGAAAACCGCAATTAATACTTGTTTTAGGAGGAGATCTGGATAGAGAGTTTTTAGGTCTGAAGATTGCCAATAGACTTAAGCTTCCTATATTAATTACTGGAGGAAGTAATCCCGAATACTCTCAATGGATGGTTAAAGAAGAGGGGATAGATTCTGCTCTTGTTAGAAGAGACTACCGAGCAAAGGATACACTTAGTAACTTCACCTCAATAGTTGACGATCTTGCTGAAGATGGAATCAACCATATTTTGTTAATCACAAGCGAATATCATATAGATAGAGCGATGTTAATTGGAAGTATTATTGCTGGAAGTAGAGGCATACGCCTATCGAAAGTCTCTGTTCCATGCTCAACATATTGCAAAGAAGAAAGCAATAAAAAGTACTATATAGATTTAATTAGAGCAATTGCTTGGGTAACAACTGGGAAAGATCTTAAAGATATCTTTCCCCACGAAATCAAATTAATTTTGATTGATTAA